A single genomic interval of Halichondria panicea chromosome 2, odHalPani1.1, whole genome shotgun sequence harbors:
- the LOC135330949 gene encoding uncharacterized protein LOC135330949 isoform X1, producing the protein MHAMADSDDSDDCHTRTRRKPYHTVGFVPRPPPPHEAQAASRYSTTGSRQSRRVFYTLSLNNEETQPPTIESFTSEQQNVGAENVSGLGTEMFTAAIDPLPETSQIMDPHDSYHYEISGKEAEFRLKAFQTRSYLTRYSVNHKQYLLSVYQPVLRGNEIKHEMRNFVITFKHDDRKIYQITDREFDSLEEMLETYESEKVDHSLPNIGRMVTEDDYFEFRQQPQEQQEITLENYIGQKLAQQPVQGLPENPPAPNPQEHRPNPQHVRKRWHECVFM; encoded by the exons atgcatgcaatggctGATTCTGATG ATAGTGACGACTGTCATACGCGCACGCGTAGAAAACCCTATCATACTGTTGGATTTGTTCCTagacccccacccccacatgAGGCTCAAG CAGCTTCACGGTACTCAACGACTGGCTCAAGACAATCCAGACGAGTGTTTTATACTCTATCACTGAATAATGAag AAACCCAACCACCAACAATTGAAAGTTTCACTTCAGAACAACAAAATGTAGGTGCAGAAAATGTTTCGGGTCTGGGAACAGAAATG TTTACTGCTGCAATAGATCCGCTCCCAGAAACTAGTCAAATTATGGATCCTCACGACAGTTACCATTACGAAATCTCTGGAAAAGAAGCTGAATTTAGGCTGAAAGCATTCCAAACTCGAAGCTATCTTACTCGCTACAGTGTCAATCACAAGCAATATCTACTATCCGTATACCAACCAGTACTAAGAGGGAACGAAATAAAGCATGAGATGAGAAACTTTGTGATAACCTTCAAACACGATGACAGGAAAATCTACCAAATAACCGACAGAGAATTTGACAGCCTTGAAGAAATGCTTGAAACCTATGAGAGTGAGAAAGTTGACCATTCTCTACCAAACATTGGAAGAATGGTCACTGAGGACGACTATTTTGAATTCAGGCAACAGCCGCAAGAACAACAAGAGATAACATTAGAGAATTACATTGGACAGAAATTAGCACAACAACCAGTGCAGGGACTACCAGAAAACCCACCAGCTCCGAACCCACAAGAGCACCGGCCGAATCCTCAACATGTTCGGAAGCGATGGCATGAATGTGTATTCATGTAA
- the LOC135330949 gene encoding uncharacterized protein LOC135330949 isoform X2, protein MHAMADSDDSDDCHTRTRRKPYHTVGFVPRPPPPHEAQASRYSTTGSRQSRRVFYTLSLNNEETQPPTIESFTSEQQNVGAENVSGLGTEMFTAAIDPLPETSQIMDPHDSYHYEISGKEAEFRLKAFQTRSYLTRYSVNHKQYLLSVYQPVLRGNEIKHEMRNFVITFKHDDRKIYQITDREFDSLEEMLETYESEKVDHSLPNIGRMVTEDDYFEFRQQPQEQQEITLENYIGQKLAQQPVQGLPENPPAPNPQEHRPNPQHVRKRWHECVFM, encoded by the exons atgcatgcaatggctGATTCTGATG ATAGTGACGACTGTCATACGCGCACGCGTAGAAAACCCTATCATACTGTTGGATTTGTTCCTagacccccacccccacatgAGGCTCAAG CTTCACGGTACTCAACGACTGGCTCAAGACAATCCAGACGAGTGTTTTATACTCTATCACTGAATAATGAag AAACCCAACCACCAACAATTGAAAGTTTCACTTCAGAACAACAAAATGTAGGTGCAGAAAATGTTTCGGGTCTGGGAACAGAAATG TTTACTGCTGCAATAGATCCGCTCCCAGAAACTAGTCAAATTATGGATCCTCACGACAGTTACCATTACGAAATCTCTGGAAAAGAAGCTGAATTTAGGCTGAAAGCATTCCAAACTCGAAGCTATCTTACTCGCTACAGTGTCAATCACAAGCAATATCTACTATCCGTATACCAACCAGTACTAAGAGGGAACGAAATAAAGCATGAGATGAGAAACTTTGTGATAACCTTCAAACACGATGACAGGAAAATCTACCAAATAACCGACAGAGAATTTGACAGCCTTGAAGAAATGCTTGAAACCTATGAGAGTGAGAAAGTTGACCATTCTCTACCAAACATTGGAAGAATGGTCACTGAGGACGACTATTTTGAATTCAGGCAACAGCCGCAAGAACAACAAGAGATAACATTAGAGAATTACATTGGACAGAAATTAGCACAACAACCAGTGCAGGGACTACCAGAAAACCCACCAGCTCCGAACCCACAAGAGCACCGGCCGAATCCTCAACATGTTCGGAAGCGATGGCATGAATGTGTATTCATGTAA